Below is a genomic region from Paenibacillus rhizovicinus.
CGAGCGCGGGATCGGGATCATGCAGCTGCGCTTCCTTCAGGACGATCGCTCCGAGCCTCGACCGGCGGCGCGAGCGGACGGCCTCCGCCTGTCGCTCCCATTTCACTTCCGTTTCCGTCCGAATCTGGCCGGCGAAATACGTTTCGAGCTCTTCCAAGGCAAGCGGGGCAGCCAGCAGTATGCGGCTGTCGGTCCCGCTATCCTCCAGCTCTGCGGCCGCTAGATACGGCGCGGCCGAGAGCGGCTGCAGCTCCTGTACGGCTGCGCCCCGGCCGTTCCGGAGCAAGTACCGGCCATCGCCGCGCCGCTGGGCGATGCGGTCGGGATACGCGAGCGCGAGCAGCAGCCCGCACGCGGCATCCCTGCGCAGCTGCGCCGGCGGCTGGCTGGCCGCGCCGCGAGCGCTTGCGCCCGCCTGCGGCGAAAGGCCCGCAGCGCGCATCCATTCGCGCGCTTCCGCGGCAAGCCGCTGGACCGCCGCCGCATCGGCGGTCCCTTCCGCGGCGCGCCGCCCATGCAGCGCGTCAAGGCGCAGCCGCATGTCGATGCTGCGCGAGCCGCGCAGCACATCGCGGTCGCCGAGCAGCGCAGCCAGCTCGCAGGCAAGCGCGCCGAGCCCGAGCGGCTTCGCCTCCAGCACCATATGCGCCAGCCGCGGATGCATGCCGAGCTCCGCCATCGCTTGTCCATGCGGCGTCGGCCGTCCTTCGTCATCGAGCGCGTTCAGCTCCCGCAAGAGCTCAACCGCCTGCGCATATGCCGCCGCGGGCGGAGGGGTCAACCATGCCAGCTCGCCGGGATCGGCGATTCCCCAGATGGCAAGCTCCAGAGCGAGCGGCGCCAAATCCGCGCCAAGCAGCTCCGGGTCGCTCTGCGGCTTCAGCTGCCGATGCTCGCCTTCCGTCCACAGCCGGTAGCAGAAACCCGGCGCCTCCCTGCCGGCGCGCCCCCGGCGCTGATCGGCAGACGCGACCGAGACGGACACCGTCTCCAGCCTGGCCATGCCCGTGCGCGGAGAGAAGCGCGGCACGCGGCTGAGGCCGCCGTCCACGACGATGCGTACCCCGCGAACGGTGACGCTGGATTCAGCGATGGAAGTAGCGAGCACGATCTTCCGCTCGCCGCCCGCCGCGGCCGAGACGGCACGATCCTGCGCTTCCGGCGGCAATGCGCCATATAACGGCAGCACCGCAAAGTCGGCCGGAAGCACGCCGCCGGCCGCGGTGCCTCCGCTGCCGGACCGAGCGGCGCGCAGCAGTTGTTCGGCCCGTCGAATTTCGCCTGCTCCGGGAAGAAACACGAGCGCATCCCCTTCATGGCTGCGCAGCGCCTCGATCACGCAGCGCACGACCGCGTCTTCCAGCCGGCCCGTTACCGGCTTCGGCGAATAGAACGTCTCGACCGGATAGGCGCGGCCTTCGCTTACGAGCAGCGGCGCTCCGCCCAGCAGCCCGGCGACCGGCTCCGCTTCCAGCGTAGCCGACATGACGAGCAGGCGCAGCTCTTCCCGGAATACGGACTGCGCCTGCAGGCAGAGCGCAAGCCCGAGGTCTCCGTTTAAGTGGCGTTCATGGAATTCGTCGAAGATGACGAGGCCGACGCCTTCCAAGGAAGGATCCTGCTGCAGCATGCGCGTCAGTACGCCTTCCGTGATGACCTCTACGCGCGTGGCGGGCCCGACCTTCGTATCCATCCGCACCCGATAGCCGACCGTGCCCCCGACCTGTTCCCCGAGCGAAGCCGCCATGAAACGCGCAGCCGAACGGGCTGCCAGGCGTCGAGGCTCCAGCATGAGAATACGCTGGCCCGCCAGCCACGGCTCGTTCAGTAGCGCCAGCGGCACCCGGGTCGTTTTCCCCGCTCCGGGCGCGGCAACGAGCACGGCGGCCGTCCGTTCGCCCATCGTCTTGCGCAGCTCCGGCAGAAGATCGTCGATCGGCAGCCGCGCCTCGATTCTGCTCCCCGCCCCCGGCCCTCCACCGTCAGATCCGGGCTTTGCATGATCATTCACGTTCATCGTTCAATCCCCTGTCCTGTCATTTCCTATGCTCCATTATAGGGACAGGACGGCAAACCCGTCAAAAATCCGCCTCATCGACGCTTGAACCGGGTTAACATAGCCGCTCGCCGACCTATGCGCGTTCTCCAAGGCACTGCCCTGGCCGCAAAACAAAAAAACGCGCAAACCATCCGGTCCGCACGTCTTACTTTCCCGCCGTAGCACGTCTTATTTTCCCGCCGTTTATGGTACCTCGAGTGCTAGAAGGGGTACTTCGAGTGCCAGAAGGCATTCTCTTCTTCAGAGGTTTCCAGCAGCTCCATATGCGATCAAGCCTCGCCCTGCGTGCTGACCGCTTCTGTCACCGCGTCATAAACGAGGCAGCCGAGCGCATTGCCAAGCGTCGTCGCCGCGCCCGCATACGGAAGCGACACCCCGTATTTGTCCGTCTGGCTCGCAGCGACTACGATGGCATCCGTGGTTGTTCCCGTCGCCGGCAAGCCGTGCAACCGGTCGATGATGCCGCAGTCTTGCAGCGCCGTCGTTTTCGCTTCCGTAGCCGTGATGACGGCATTCACCATGGCGGCGGCCGTCAGATTTCCATCGATAAACAGAAACATATTGACCGTCCCCGGCGCGTATGCCGGATACGTCGGACGCGCGAGTCCTGCGCGAGCGGCATTGCCCGTGCCTGCCGTAACGCAGCACAGCAAGGCAAACGCATCTCCGTTTGCCTCGATGACCGAAGCGTGCGTCAGCTTGGCGGCAGTCAAGAAGCCCAGCGTCGCGT
It encodes:
- the hrpB gene encoding ATP-dependent helicase HrpB; translation: MNVNDHAKPGSDGGGPGAGSRIEARLPIDDLLPELRKTMGERTAAVLVAAPGAGKTTRVPLALLNEPWLAGQRILMLEPRRLAARSAARFMAASLGEQVGGTVGYRVRMDTKVGPATRVEVITEGVLTRMLQQDPSLEGVGLVIFDEFHERHLNGDLGLALCLQAQSVFREELRLLVMSATLEAEPVAGLLGGAPLLVSEGRAYPVETFYSPKPVTGRLEDAVVRCVIEALRSHEGDALVFLPGAGEIRRAEQLLRAARSGSGGTAAGGVLPADFAVLPLYGALPPEAQDRAVSAAAGGERKIVLATSIAESSVTVRGVRIVVDGGLSRVPRFSPRTGMARLETVSVSVASADQRRGRAGREAPGFCYRLWTEGEHRQLKPQSDPELLGADLAPLALELAIWGIADPGELAWLTPPPAAAYAQAVELLRELNALDDEGRPTPHGQAMAELGMHPRLAHMVLEAKPLGLGALACELAALLGDRDVLRGSRSIDMRLRLDALHGRRAAEGTADAAAVQRLAAEAREWMRAAGLSPQAGASARGAASQPPAQLRRDAACGLLLALAYPDRIAQRRGDGRYLLRNGRGAAVQELQPLSAAPYLAAAELEDSGTDSRILLAAPLALEELETYFAGQIRTETEVKWERQAEAVRSRRRSRLGAIVLKEAQLHDPDPALVADALLGGIAEQGLDLLPWSKQARQLRDRMNLMHAHNPEWPDVSDEALIASLPKWLGPYIGGMRSRGDLSRLSMIAVMEALLSWPERQLLEAEVPTHLTVPSGSRIPLDYSDPAAPVLAVRLQELFGLRETPRIAGGKLPVTIHMLSPAQRPVQVTQDLASFWQHAYFDVKKDLKGRYPKHYWPDNPLEALATNRAKPRPQP
- a CDS encoding adenosylcobinamide amidohydrolase yields the protein MSQPFRHGAQTTYESSICSGISIRYAEDRLMIQTDKAFMTLSSALHGGGFGSADRFINREVPLDYDCADPAHEFGLKLIEWGCPPHATLGFLTAAKLTHASVIEANGDAFALLCCVTAGTGNAARAGLARPTYPAYAPGTVNMFLFIDGNLTAAAMVNAVITATEAKTTALQDCGIIDRLHGLPATGTTTDAIVVAASQTDKYGVSLPYAGAATTLGNALGCLVYDAVTEAVSTQGEA